In Psychrilyobacter piezotolerans, the genomic window AATTTAAGAGGATAAAAAATACAACTTTTTCAGTATTTTTCTCCTTATGAATTGTAGAAGCTATAGTTTCTAAGGAATTTAAATAGGAAACCATAGATGAGTTTTCCAAGTTTTTAAACATAAAAATCAATCCTTTTTGTTTAATAGATTTCGATAATCTGATGCACTTATTTTACCGTTTTTAATGCCGGGTATCTTAGAAAGATTAGGCTTAGAGGCCATTATATACCCGCTATTCAAGGAATTTATATGGGTTATGGCAATAGCCAGAGCATCGGCGGCATCATCTGGCTGGGGGATTTTAGAAAGTCCTAAAATTCTTTGAACCATCAATTGAACCTGCTTTTTTTCAGCCCGGCCGTATCCCGTTATTCCCATCTTTATCTGCAGCGGGGTAAATGATACCTGGGGGATATTATTTTTTTCTCCACAGAGGACTATGACACCCCTGGCCTGCCCCACAGAGATAACGGTTTTAGCATTTTTAAAATAAAAAAGATCCTCAACAGCCATGTGGGTAGGAGAATATTTTTTTAATATATCATCTAATTCGTTATAGATGGCAGAAATCCTTTTTTCCATGGGAAGATCTTTGGAGGTGTATATGCAGCCATAATCCACTACCCTATACTTACTTCCAGTATAGTCTATAATTCCAAAACCGACAATTGCCGTTCCGGGATCTATTCCAATTACTCTCATCCTTACTCCTCATATTTATAAATTAGATTATAGAGCTAAAGGCATATTAAAGTGCCTATATTTTTATATTTATTTTTGTATATTAAATCTTATCATAAATTATAATAAAATTCTATAAATATAAAAGGAAGTTTCCATAACAAATAGTATACTGTTGACACAGGTAAAAATACATAAAAGGAGGTAAAAATGAACATTTCGAACTATTTAAAAGAAATAGGACACTACCCCCTCCTGAGTAGAGAAGAAGAAATTGAGATATCTAAACATATATTAGAGGGGGATACGGATGCACAAGATCGATTGATAACAGCTAATTTGAGATTAGTTGTGAGCATAGCTAAAAAATACACTAAATTAGGAGTCCCCATTCAAGATTTGATTCAAGAGGGAAATATAGGATTGATGAAAGCTGTTGAAAAATTTGATTATACCATGGGAAAAAAATTTTCCACCTATGCTACTTTTTGGATAAAACAAAGTATTTTGAGATATATATCCTCCAATAAGGGGGTTATCAGATATCCGGTATATATATATGATAATTTGGCTAAGATAAAAAAATATATGGCAAAATATAAATCAAAATATGGGTGTGAACCCACCCTGGAGGAGATTGCAGTACAAACAGAATTAAAGGTAAAGGATATTAAAAGATATCTGAAATTAAATGATGTGACCTTTAATTCTTTGGATGATTCCTATGGAGAAACCGGGGATCTGCACAGTATGATTGCAGATAAAAATGGTCATATAGAGGAAAACTTAATCCTTGAAAGCGATAAGGAAAAACTATTAAAAACTTTGGACATCTTAGGAGCTAAAGAAAGAGAGATAATAATACATAGGTTTGGTTTGCTGGACAATGAAATTTTAACTTTGGATATACTGGGAAAAAAAATGAATTTGACCAGGGAAAGGATAAGACAGTTACAGATCCGGGCATTGAATAAATTAAAAATATATTTACAATACCATAATTAGGGGTGATTTCTATGAGAAAGATATATATACTGGATACAAATGTACTTATTCATGATCCTAAGGCTATGACAAACTTTGAAGATAATGATGTAGTTTTACCTATCTATGTGATTGAGGAGATAGATAAGTTAAAAAAAGAAAGCGGGAATAGAGGTGCTTCAGCAAGGATAGCAGCCAGGTTTATAGATGATCTTCGGT contains:
- the ruvC gene encoding crossover junction endodeoxyribonuclease RuvC, whose translation is MRVIGIDPGTAIVGFGIIDYTGSKYRVVDYGCIYTSKDLPMEKRISAIYNELDDILKKYSPTHMAVEDLFYFKNAKTVISVGQARGVIVLCGEKNNIPQVSFTPLQIKMGITGYGRAEKKQVQLMVQRILGLSKIPQPDDAADALAIAITHINSLNSGYIMASKPNLSKIPGIKNGKISASDYRNLLNKKD
- a CDS encoding sigma-70 family RNA polymerase sigma factor encodes the protein MNISNYLKEIGHYPLLSREEEIEISKHILEGDTDAQDRLITANLRLVVSIAKKYTKLGVPIQDLIQEGNIGLMKAVEKFDYTMGKKFSTYATFWIKQSILRYISSNKGVIRYPVYIYDNLAKIKKYMAKYKSKYGCEPTLEEIAVQTELKVKDIKRYLKLNDVTFNSLDDSYGETGDLHSMIADKNGHIEENLILESDKEKLLKTLDILGAKEREIIIHRFGLLDNEILTLDILGKKMNLTRERIRQLQIRALNKLKIYLQYHN